Proteins from a single region of Microbacterium sp. zg-Y818:
- a CDS encoding endonuclease/exonuclease/phosphatase family protein has product MLRLTGILVTVLFAIAAAILTWPSFFRLERTFPIAQVVSFRPLMALAFAAGVIVALLLAVARPLRAMALSIAAVCAIAAVATGVTVVQRGAGSEALPTKGEQSVRVMTWNTAGGAATSPDTIAKTAVAMAADVVALPETTIETGEAVAIAMREMGHPMWAHHTERGLWDADSTTLLISPAMGDYAVIESSRDGTSNTSVVPSAVAMPVDGSGPIIVAAHAVAPRQSAMQAWRDDLQWLADQCAADDVIMAGDFNATLDHMLRLGVDGGHLGRCRDAAALTGSGVAGTWPAQVPTLVGSPIDHVMATDAWEVSGSVVLTSMDDAGSDHRPLVVQLEPAD; this is encoded by the coding sequence GTGCTGCGACTGACCGGGATCCTCGTGACGGTCCTGTTCGCCATCGCGGCAGCGATCCTCACCTGGCCGTCGTTCTTCCGGCTCGAGCGCACGTTCCCGATCGCGCAGGTCGTCTCGTTCCGTCCGCTCATGGCGCTCGCCTTCGCCGCCGGTGTCATCGTCGCCCTGCTTCTGGCCGTCGCCCGGCCGTTGCGGGCTATGGCGCTGTCCATCGCCGCGGTGTGCGCGATCGCCGCCGTAGCGACCGGAGTGACCGTCGTGCAGCGTGGGGCCGGATCCGAGGCGCTCCCGACCAAGGGCGAGCAGAGCGTACGGGTCATGACCTGGAACACCGCCGGAGGCGCCGCGACCTCCCCCGACACCATCGCCAAGACCGCGGTCGCGATGGCCGCCGACGTGGTCGCGCTGCCCGAGACCACGATCGAGACAGGGGAAGCCGTCGCGATCGCGATGCGCGAGATGGGCCATCCGATGTGGGCGCACCACACCGAGCGGGGGCTGTGGGATGCCGACTCCACGACGCTGCTCATCTCGCCCGCGATGGGTGACTACGCCGTCATCGAGTCCTCGCGCGACGGCACGAGCAACACCTCGGTGGTGCCCAGTGCCGTCGCCATGCCTGTCGACGGGTCAGGACCCATCATCGTGGCCGCGCACGCGGTCGCCCCCCGCCAGTCCGCGATGCAGGCCTGGCGCGATGACCTGCAGTGGCTCGCCGACCAGTGCGCCGCGGATGACGTCATCATGGCCGGCGACTTCAACGCCACCCTCGACCACATGCTGCGCCTGGGGGTCGACGGCGGGCACCTCGGCCGCTGCCGCGACGCCGCGGCGCTCACCGGCAGCGGCGTGGCGGGCACCTGGCCGGCACAGGTGCCGACCCTCGTGGGCTCGCCCATCGACCACGTGATGGCGACGGATGCTTGGGAGGTCTCCGGGTCCGTGGTGCTGACGTCGATGGACGACGCCGGCAGCGACCACCGTCCCCTCGTGGTGCAGCTCGAGCCGGCGGACTGA
- a CDS encoding aminopeptidase P family protein — MNTSGDNDATATEPQQTDTTTNRRQNYGQGFLDTISTGWAERPATLPEAREQAAYAAARRQAVSAAFPGKRVVVPAGSMKQRSNDTDYPFRAHSAFSHLTGWGSDSEPDSVLVFEPTDDGHAATLYFRERADRTTAEFYSDASIGEFWIGPRPALEGVAADLALATDHLDAFTASDDDLVVGVDPDLTRFVSELRLIKDDYEIAQMRLAVDVTAAGFDDIVANLPRIIEHPRGERVVEGVFHQRARSDGNAVGYDTIAASGPHACYLHWTRNDGAVLPGDLILVDAGAEVDSLYTADITRTLPVSGRFTDIQRRIYETVREAADAAFAAARPGVTFRTLHETALAVLARRTAEWGLLPVTAEEALDADRGGHHRRYMVHGTSHHLGIDVHDCAQARREMYYDGILQPGMVFTIEPGLYFQIDDVTVPEEYRGIGVRIEDDILMTEDGPVNLSAAIPRTADEVEAWIAGASA, encoded by the coding sequence ATGAACACGTCAGGCGACAACGACGCGACCGCAACCGAACCGCAGCAGACCGACACCACCACGAACCGGCGTCAGAACTACGGCCAGGGCTTCCTCGACACGATCTCCACGGGGTGGGCCGAGCGTCCGGCGACGCTGCCCGAGGCACGCGAGCAGGCCGCGTACGCCGCCGCCCGCCGCCAAGCCGTGTCCGCGGCGTTCCCCGGAAAGCGCGTGGTCGTTCCCGCGGGGTCGATGAAGCAGCGCTCCAACGACACCGACTACCCCTTCCGCGCGCACTCCGCGTTCTCGCACCTCACCGGCTGGGGCTCCGACAGCGAGCCGGACTCCGTGCTCGTCTTCGAGCCGACCGACGACGGCCACGCCGCCACCCTGTACTTCCGCGAACGCGCGGACCGCACCACGGCGGAGTTCTACTCCGACGCCTCGATCGGCGAGTTCTGGATCGGCCCTCGCCCCGCGCTGGAGGGCGTCGCTGCGGACCTGGCCCTCGCGACCGACCACCTCGACGCGTTCACGGCATCCGACGACGATCTCGTCGTGGGCGTGGACCCCGACCTCACCCGGTTCGTCTCCGAGCTGCGCCTCATCAAGGACGACTACGAGATCGCGCAGATGCGCCTGGCCGTCGACGTCACCGCCGCCGGGTTCGACGACATCGTCGCGAACCTTCCCCGCATCATCGAGCACCCGCGTGGCGAGCGCGTCGTCGAGGGCGTATTCCACCAGCGCGCCCGCAGCGACGGCAACGCCGTCGGGTACGACACGATCGCCGCCTCCGGCCCGCATGCCTGCTATCTGCACTGGACCCGCAACGACGGGGCCGTGCTGCCGGGCGACCTGATCCTCGTCGACGCCGGCGCCGAAGTCGACAGCCTCTACACCGCCGACATCACCCGCACACTGCCGGTCTCGGGGCGGTTCACCGACATCCAGCGCCGCATCTACGAGACCGTCCGCGAAGCGGCCGACGCCGCCTTCGCCGCGGCGCGGCCGGGCGTGACCTTCCGCACGCTGCACGAGACCGCCCTCGCCGTGCTCGCGCGCCGCACCGCGGAGTGGGGGCTGCTGCCGGTCACCGCCGAAGAAGCCCTCGACGCCGACCGCGGCGGGCACCACCGCCGCTACATGGTGCACGGCACCAGCCACCACCTGGGCATCGACGTGCACGACTGCGCGCAGGCGCGTCGGGAGATGTACTACGACGGCATCCTGCAGCCGGGCATGGTGTTCACGATCGAGCCGGGTCTGTACTTCCAGATCGACGACGTCACCGTCCCTGAGGAGTACCGCGGCATCGGCGTGCGCATCGAGGACGACATCCTCATGACCGAGGACGGCCCCGTGAACCTCTCCGCCGCCATCCCGCGTACCGCCGACGAGGTCGAGGCCTGGATCGCAGGCGCGAGCGCGTGA
- a CDS encoding gamma-glutamyltransferase family protein, protein MRFTPPSGFTTRPTLEGTFGMAASTHATATAVAQAVLERGGNAFDAAVAGGFVLHIVEPHLNGPGGDLVGIFQSAGAAEPTVLMGQGPAPAGATIAHFRGEGLDLVPGAGGLAAAVPGAVDAWLVLLRDHGTWELGDVLSFAIGYARDGHPLLPAAAATIARLAELFREAWPSSAALWMPDGDVPAAGSLVRNPAYAAVLERLAAAGDGAADRGARIDAARREWKTGLVAQAASDFLARPHRHSSGTDHAGVITPEDFAAFDAGYEPAVTTGFRGYVVAKAGAWTQGPALLEALRILDGFEDEALDPATARGAHTIIEALKLALADRDAYFGDAAHPALVAGLLSEEYVASRRAEIGERASREWRPGALPGIAPFYPPLNQEPAGDGAPAGVGEPTVAKSGATRGDTCHIDVVDRWGNIVAVTPSGGWLQSSPTVPELGFCLGTRVQMTWLDEASPAALRPGMRPRTTLTPTLVSRDGAPVMALGTPGGDQQEQWQLPMLLRMLVGGYTAQQAIDAATLHTTALVDSFWPRTRTPAGVIAEDRVGDQVIDELTARGHDVTVSGPWSLGRLSAVGIDRSCGVLWAAANPRGMQGYAAGR, encoded by the coding sequence GTGAGGTTCACGCCGCCGTCCGGGTTCACCACGCGCCCCACCCTCGAGGGCACCTTCGGCATGGCGGCGTCCACGCACGCCACGGCGACAGCCGTGGCCCAGGCAGTGCTCGAGCGCGGCGGCAACGCCTTCGACGCCGCGGTGGCGGGCGGTTTCGTACTGCACATCGTCGAGCCGCACCTCAATGGCCCCGGCGGTGACCTCGTCGGCATCTTCCAGTCTGCGGGAGCCGCCGAGCCGACCGTCCTCATGGGGCAGGGCCCGGCGCCGGCGGGGGCGACCATCGCCCACTTCAGGGGCGAAGGGCTCGATCTCGTGCCCGGCGCCGGGGGGCTCGCCGCCGCCGTGCCCGGGGCCGTGGACGCCTGGCTCGTGCTGCTGCGCGACCACGGCACGTGGGAACTGGGCGACGTGCTGTCGTTCGCAATCGGCTACGCCCGCGACGGGCACCCCCTGCTGCCCGCTGCGGCGGCCACCATCGCGCGGCTGGCGGAGCTGTTCCGCGAGGCGTGGCCGAGCTCCGCGGCCCTGTGGATGCCGGACGGCGACGTGCCGGCGGCCGGGTCGCTCGTGCGCAATCCGGCATACGCCGCCGTGCTCGAGCGGCTCGCGGCTGCCGGCGACGGTGCCGCCGATCGCGGCGCACGCATCGACGCCGCGCGTCGGGAGTGGAAGACCGGGCTCGTCGCGCAGGCGGCATCCGACTTTCTCGCCCGGCCGCACCGGCACTCCTCGGGCACGGATCACGCGGGCGTCATCACTCCGGAGGACTTCGCTGCCTTCGACGCCGGCTACGAGCCTGCGGTCACCACCGGTTTCCGAGGCTACGTGGTGGCCAAGGCGGGGGCGTGGACGCAGGGACCCGCGCTGCTGGAGGCCCTGCGCATCCTCGACGGCTTCGAGGACGAGGCGCTGGACCCCGCGACCGCTCGGGGCGCCCATACGATCATCGAGGCGCTGAAGCTGGCGCTGGCCGACCGCGACGCCTACTTCGGCGATGCAGCGCACCCGGCGCTCGTCGCCGGCCTGCTGTCGGAGGAGTACGTCGCGTCGCGTCGTGCGGAGATCGGCGAGCGGGCATCGCGAGAATGGCGGCCGGGCGCGTTGCCGGGCATCGCGCCGTTTTATCCGCCGCTGAATCAGGAACCGGCCGGTGACGGCGCACCGGCCGGCGTGGGCGAGCCGACCGTCGCGAAATCCGGCGCGACCCGAGGCGACACCTGCCACATCGACGTCGTCGACCGCTGGGGCAACATCGTCGCGGTCACGCCGTCGGGCGGATGGCTGCAGTCGTCGCCGACGGTCCCCGAACTCGGATTCTGCCTCGGCACCCGCGTGCAGATGACCTGGCTCGACGAGGCGTCCCCCGCCGCGCTGCGGCCGGGCATGCGGCCGCGCACCACGCTCACCCCCACGCTCGTGTCACGCGACGGCGCACCGGTGATGGCGCTCGGCACTCCGGGCGGCGACCAGCAGGAGCAGTGGCAGCTGCCGATGCTGCTGCGGATGCTGGTGGGCGGATACACCGCGCAGCAGGCGATCGATGCGGCGACGCTGCACACCACGGCCCTGGTGGATTCGTTCTGGCCGCGCACCCGGACGCCCGCGGGCGTCATCGCCGAGGACCGCGTGGGCGACCAGGTCATCGACGAGCTGACCGCGCGTGGACACGATGTCACCGTGAGCGGCCCGTGGAGTCTCGGCCGCCTGAGCGCCGTCGGCATCGACCGCAGTTGCGGCGTGCTGTGGGCAGCGGCCAATCCGCGTGGGATGCAGGGGTACGCCGCGGGGCGGTGA
- a CDS encoding HNH endonuclease signature motif containing protein has translation MNSSPTTTRDDVLSLTDDVLSLTDDVSSLTDVVAAMVDADRQLAALQAWQLGLLARAGAIAAAQTAQIPIAAQREREMPLRSVAAELGAALRQSDRGMQNRIHHATLLRERFPATVTALAQGRIDIAHVRVIDDAGARITDPDVRAVFEQAALAVAERETAGRAKPVITTLAHRIDPVPLTERHATAAETRRLWVRDLDDGMAELVALLPAPLAYGIRDRLTRYARALRDRTAGEAAEVGEAADVADDTSEPPTAADCRTMDQRRADVFSDLLLTAHATAEASDATLCETDALIAHIEVTIPAATLTGQNIPATFRGHGPVDPDTARHLASLAPAWDRLHLNADTGAVEHTDNYRPTQAQRRLLRARDEHCRFPGCRTSVWHCDIDHAIDHAHGGPTRVCNLAHLCKRHHTLKHNTAWTVVQHGGGVLVWTSPTGRVYTDVPPRTLEFTASAASGAPPPF, from the coding sequence ATGAACAGCTCCCCGACCACCACTCGCGACGACGTGTTGTCGTTGACGGATGACGTGTTGTCGTTGACGGATGACGTGTCGTCGTTGACGGATGTGGTGGCCGCGATGGTGGATGCCGACCGTCAGCTCGCCGCGCTCCAAGCCTGGCAGTTGGGACTGCTGGCGCGGGCGGGGGCGATCGCCGCGGCGCAGACCGCGCAGATCCCGATCGCCGCGCAACGGGAGCGGGAGATGCCGTTGCGGTCCGTCGCGGCGGAACTGGGCGCGGCGCTGCGCCAGTCCGACCGGGGCATGCAGAACCGCATCCACCACGCCACCCTGCTGCGCGAACGGTTCCCCGCCACCGTGACGGCGTTGGCGCAGGGGCGGATCGACATCGCCCACGTCCGGGTCATCGACGACGCCGGGGCGCGGATCACCGACCCTGATGTGCGGGCGGTGTTCGAGCAGGCCGCGCTGGCCGTGGCGGAGCGGGAGACGGCGGGGCGGGCGAAGCCGGTCATCACCACCCTCGCGCACCGCATCGACCCCGTCCCGCTCACGGAACGACACGCCACCGCGGCGGAGACTCGGCGGCTGTGGGTGCGGGACCTGGACGACGGGATGGCGGAACTGGTCGCCCTGCTGCCGGCACCGCTCGCTTACGGCATCCGCGACCGCCTCACCCGATACGCCCGCGCGCTCCGCGACCGTACCGCGGGCGAGGCGGCCGAGGTGGGCGAGGCGGCCGACGTAGCGGACGACACGTCAGAACCACCCACTGCCGCAGACTGCCGGACGATGGATCAGCGGCGCGCGGACGTGTTCTCCGACCTGCTGCTCACCGCACACGCCACCGCCGAAGCCTCCGACGCGACCCTCTGCGAGACCGACGCGCTCATCGCCCACATCGAGGTCACCATCCCCGCCGCCACCCTCACCGGCCAGAACATCCCGGCCACGTTCCGCGGACACGGGCCGGTCGACCCCGACACCGCCCGCCACCTCGCTTCCCTCGCCCCCGCCTGGGACCGGCTGCACCTGAACGCCGACACCGGGGCCGTGGAACACACCGACAACTACCGCCCCACCCAGGCCCAACGCCGCCTTCTCCGCGCCCGCGACGAGCACTGCCGGTTCCCCGGCTGCCGCACCAGCGTCTGGCACTGCGACATCGACCACGCCATCGACCACGCCCACGGCGGCCCCACCCGCGTCTGCAACCTGGCACACCTCTGCAAGCGGCACCACACCCTCAAGCACAACACCGCATGGACCGTGGTGCAGCACGGCGGTGGAGTGCTCGTGTGGACCAGTCCCACCGGCCGGGTGTACACCGACGTGCCGCCCCGCACCCTCGAGTTCACAGCGTCGGCCGCCAGCGGGGCTCCGCCACCGTTTTAG
- a CDS encoding alpha/beta family hydrolase, with product MIDGLTVALPAGEVTVSAAFEAPEDAWATMAVAHGAGAGYSYPFLVGFARGMRAAGVATLRFNFPYVQAGRRMPGPAAHAVATWRAAEAALRAEAPGLAMWAAGKSYGGRMASMAAAEGLISPAGLVYLGYPLHPPGRPDRPRVAHLPDVGPPQLFVEGTNDPFVDPHEQLADAVASCRDAAVHWIDGGNHSFEVKGRKRPADDVGESLAPIVAAWMRAHS from the coding sequence ATGATCGACGGACTCACCGTCGCGCTTCCCGCCGGTGAGGTGACGGTCTCCGCCGCATTCGAGGCGCCCGAGGACGCCTGGGCGACGATGGCGGTCGCTCACGGTGCCGGTGCCGGATACTCGTACCCGTTCCTCGTCGGTTTCGCGCGCGGCATGCGTGCCGCGGGCGTCGCGACCCTGCGTTTCAACTTTCCGTACGTGCAGGCGGGCCGTCGCATGCCGGGGCCGGCCGCACACGCGGTGGCCACCTGGCGGGCGGCCGAGGCGGCACTGCGCGCCGAGGCGCCGGGGCTGGCGATGTGGGCGGCGGGCAAGTCGTACGGCGGCCGCATGGCGTCGATGGCTGCGGCGGAGGGCCTCATCTCGCCCGCGGGACTGGTGTACCTCGGCTACCCCCTGCATCCGCCGGGCCGCCCCGACAGACCGCGCGTCGCGCATCTGCCCGATGTCGGGCCGCCGCAGCTGTTCGTCGAGGGGACGAACGACCCGTTCGTCGACCCGCACGAGCAGCTCGCCGATGCGGTCGCGTCGTGCCGGGATGCCGCGGTGCACTGGATCGACGGGGGAAACCACTCGTTCGAGGTGAAGGGGCGCAAGCGCCCCGCGGACGACGTGGGAGAGAGTCTGGCGCCGATCGTCGCCGCGTGGATGCGCGCGCACTCCTGA
- a CDS encoding general stress protein, giving the protein MSMMGPFGSGRNAVGDTVASFTTYEAAQKAVSAMIAADVPARDIAIVGQDLRSIEKVTGRLGYATAARQGAINGLLLGLLFAAIFVLGTPEVPIQLFVGVLFVGIAVGMLMSIITYSLIRRRRDYASITQVVADRYDVTVLPASVHKARQALGRVDAPVASPVDPGATPAPGQAPAPRPPLDDPNEPPRYGERIVPPTPAAPQGDDAAGEGSPRT; this is encoded by the coding sequence ATGAGCATGATGGGGCCGTTCGGCTCGGGGCGCAACGCGGTCGGCGATACGGTGGCGAGCTTCACCACGTACGAGGCCGCCCAGAAGGCCGTCTCGGCGATGATCGCGGCAGACGTGCCGGCGCGTGACATCGCGATCGTCGGGCAGGACCTGCGGTCCATCGAGAAGGTGACGGGCCGGCTCGGCTACGCCACCGCCGCCCGGCAGGGCGCCATAAACGGACTGCTGCTGGGACTGCTCTTCGCCGCGATCTTCGTGCTCGGCACACCCGAGGTGCCGATCCAGCTGTTCGTCGGGGTGCTCTTCGTCGGCATCGCCGTGGGCATGCTGATGAGCATCATCACCTATTCGCTCATCCGCCGACGCCGGGACTACGCCTCGATCACCCAGGTCGTCGCCGACCGTTACGACGTGACGGTGTTGCCGGCGAGCGTGCACAAGGCCCGCCAGGCGCTGGGACGCGTCGATGCGCCGGTGGCCTCGCCCGTAGACCCCGGCGCGACGCCCGCGCCGGGCCAGGCGCCCGCGCCGCGTCCCCCGCTGGACGACCCGAACGAGCCGCCCCGGTACGGTGAGCGAATCGTGCCGCCCACTCCGGCCGCGCCGCAGGGCGACGACGCCGCCGGCGAGGGCTCCCCGAGGACATGA
- a CDS encoding CBS domain-containing protein — protein MSTQRVFVARLVGCAVFDPAGDRLGKVRDVVVIFRKDDPPRVIGLVVEIPGRRHVFLSIGRVTSIATGQVITTGLINVRRFQQRGGEVRVMAELLGRRVYLRDGSGTAVIEDVAIDRNRIGDWDVSQLFLRRPKTSASPFAKGPTTFAAWNEVREDQAPGEAQSAEQLVATYSELHAADLANTLLDLPAERLLEVAEELPDDRLADALEEMPEEDQMHILERLGDERAADILDHMEPDDAADLLGQFPEGRIAQLLELMEPDEAEDVRALLEYGPETAGGLMTNEPIVLSAENTVAEALALIRRHELHPALAASVYITLPPFETPTGRLLGVVHFQRMLRYPPHERLGAIIDDSIEAVPATAPASEVARLLATYNLVSLPVVDQGHHLVGAVSVDDVLDYLLPEDWRSPEPAPHAAAALRPGTPTGKR, from the coding sequence GTGAGCACGCAGAGGGTCTTCGTCGCGCGGCTGGTCGGCTGCGCGGTCTTCGACCCCGCCGGCGACCGCCTCGGCAAGGTCCGCGATGTCGTGGTCATCTTCCGCAAGGACGACCCGCCACGCGTGATCGGGCTGGTGGTCGAGATCCCCGGCCGGCGCCACGTCTTCCTCTCCATCGGGCGCGTCACCTCGATCGCGACCGGCCAGGTCATCACGACCGGCCTCATCAACGTGCGGCGGTTCCAGCAGCGCGGCGGCGAGGTGCGCGTGATGGCCGAGCTGCTGGGACGCCGGGTCTACCTGCGCGACGGCAGCGGCACCGCCGTTATCGAAGACGTTGCGATCGACCGCAACCGCATCGGCGACTGGGACGTGTCTCAGCTCTTCCTGCGGCGCCCCAAGACGAGCGCCTCGCCGTTCGCGAAGGGCCCCACGACGTTCGCGGCGTGGAACGAGGTGCGTGAGGACCAGGCGCCCGGCGAGGCCCAGTCAGCCGAGCAGCTGGTGGCGACATACTCCGAGCTCCACGCGGCCGACCTGGCGAACACCCTGCTGGACCTCCCCGCCGAGCGCCTGCTCGAAGTCGCTGAAGAGCTGCCCGACGACCGGCTCGCCGACGCCCTCGAGGAGATGCCCGAGGAGGACCAGATGCACATCCTCGAGCGCCTCGGCGACGAGCGCGCCGCCGACATCCTCGACCACATGGAGCCCGACGACGCCGCCGACCTGCTCGGCCAGTTCCCCGAGGGGCGCATCGCCCAGCTGCTCGAGTTGATGGAGCCTGACGAGGCCGAGGACGTCCGCGCGCTCCTCGAGTACGGTCCGGAAACCGCCGGCGGTCTCATGACCAACGAGCCGATCGTGCTGTCGGCCGAGAACACCGTCGCCGAAGCGCTCGCGCTCATCCGCCGCCACGAGCTGCACCCCGCCCTCGCCGCCTCGGTGTACATCACCCTCCCCCCGTTCGAGACGCCGACCGGGCGTTTGCTCGGGGTCGTCCACTTCCAGCGCATGCTGCGCTACCCGCCGCACGAGCGCTTGGGTGCCATCATCGACGACTCGATCGAAGCGGTCCCGGCGACGGCTCCCGCCTCCGAGGTGGCGCGGCTGCTCGCCACCTACAACCTCGTGTCCCTTCCCGTGGTCGACCAGGGGCACCACCTCGTCGGAGCGGTCAGCGTCGACGACGTGCTGGATTACCTGTTGCCCGAGGATTGGCGCTCACCCGAACCCGCTCCACACGCCGCGGCAGCCCTGCGGCCCGGAACGCCGACGGGGAAGCGCTGA
- a CDS encoding DUF1003 domain-containing protein, translating to MVRAKKASLEAPRGRPGVLPRQPQPSSDRFGRFTEWIARAMGTPLFLLILSLFCIVWLSWNTLAPMNLRFDSAANGFTALTLMLSLQASYAAPLILLAQNRQDDRERVQIEQDRQRAERNLADTEYLAREIVALRMALTDVTREVVTKDVLRQELARALEQLDDRDAARDRAAQDAPAPRHPDLEADGGREGHQDGTGRS from the coding sequence ATGGTACGCGCGAAGAAGGCCTCGCTCGAGGCGCCCCGCGGGCGGCCCGGCGTGCTTCCCCGCCAGCCGCAGCCGTCGAGCGACCGGTTCGGCCGTTTCACCGAGTGGATCGCCCGCGCGATGGGCACGCCGCTGTTCCTGCTGATCCTGAGCCTGTTCTGCATCGTCTGGCTCAGCTGGAACACGTTGGCGCCGATGAACCTGCGGTTCGACTCCGCCGCCAACGGCTTCACTGCGCTGACGCTCATGCTCTCGCTCCAGGCGTCGTACGCGGCGCCACTCATCCTGCTGGCGCAGAACCGCCAGGACGACCGTGAGCGCGTGCAGATCGAGCAGGACCGCCAGCGCGCCGAACGCAACCTCGCCGACACCGAGTACCTGGCCCGCGAGATCGTGGCGCTGCGCATGGCGCTGACGGATGTGACCAGGGAGGTGGTCACGAAGGACGTCCTACGCCAGGAGCTGGCCCGTGCCCTCGAGCAGCTCGACGACCGGGATGCCGCGCGCGACCGGGCCGCACAGGACGCCCCCGCACCCCGACACCCCGACCTCGAGGCCGACGGCGGGCGCGAGGGACACCAAGACGGAACGGGCCGGTCGTGA
- a CDS encoding Mrp/NBP35 family ATP-binding protein, with protein sequence MTPLDDAVRAAVGAVVDPELRRPLSELDMVRDVAVHDGVAQVGVDLTIVGCPAAARIESDVRTAAASVPGVTAVDVRVGVMTPAQRAALTERLRGGRAARQIPFGPDSLTRVIAVTSGKGGVGKSTLTANLAVALAARGTAVGLIDADVHGFSIPALLGLVGPDGLPPQPTRIDELMLPPVAYGVKTISIGMFLPRDAATPGAVAWRGPMLHRTVQQFLTDVYFGDLDVLLLDMPPGTGDVAISVGQFLPHAEVLVVTTPQAAASDVAVRSGLVARQTGQRVIGVVENMAAMTLPDGTVLDLFGSGGGQAVAQALSTDGHAVALLGTVPLSPALRAGGDAGVPVVLGAPGDPAAAAITALADILLAQGRGLVGRSLPFSPA encoded by the coding sequence GTGACCCCCCTCGACGACGCCGTGCGCGCGGCAGTCGGCGCTGTGGTCGACCCGGAGCTGCGCCGCCCCCTGTCAGAGCTCGACATGGTGCGCGACGTCGCGGTGCACGACGGCGTCGCTCAGGTCGGGGTCGACCTCACCATCGTCGGCTGCCCCGCCGCCGCCCGCATCGAATCCGACGTCCGCACCGCCGCGGCATCCGTCCCCGGCGTCACCGCCGTCGACGTACGCGTGGGTGTGATGACCCCGGCGCAGCGTGCTGCTTTGACGGAGCGCCTGCGCGGCGGGCGCGCTGCGCGGCAGATTCCCTTCGGTCCCGACTCCCTCACCCGCGTGATCGCCGTCACCAGCGGCAAGGGCGGCGTCGGCAAGTCGACGCTCACCGCCAACCTCGCCGTGGCCCTCGCCGCCCGCGGGACGGCCGTCGGGCTGATCGACGCCGACGTGCACGGGTTCTCGATTCCGGCGCTGCTGGGACTCGTCGGACCCGACGGGCTGCCGCCCCAGCCCACGCGCATCGACGAGCTCATGCTTCCGCCGGTGGCCTACGGAGTGAAGACGATCTCGATCGGCATGTTCCTCCCCCGCGATGCCGCCACGCCCGGCGCCGTCGCCTGGCGCGGACCCATGCTCCACCGCACAGTGCAGCAGTTCCTCACCGACGTGTACTTCGGGGACCTCGACGTACTGCTGCTGGACATGCCTCCCGGCACCGGAGACGTCGCCATCTCGGTGGGTCAGTTCCTCCCCCACGCCGAGGTGCTCGTGGTCACGACGCCCCAGGCGGCGGCATCCGATGTGGCTGTGCGCAGCGGGCTGGTGGCGCGCCAGACCGGTCAGCGCGTGATCGGCGTCGTGGAGAACATGGCCGCCATGACCCTGCCCGACGGCACCGTGCTCGACCTGTTCGGCTCGGGCGGCGGGCAAGCGGTGGCTCAGGCGCTGTCGACCGACGGTCACGCCGTTGCGCTGCTGGGAACGGTGCCGCTCAGCCCGGCGCTGCGTGCCGGCGGCGACGCCGGGGTCCCCGTGGTGCTCGGTGCCCCCGGCGACCCGGCAGCGGCTGCGATCACCGCACTCGCAGACATTCTGCTCGCGCAGGGGCGCGGTCTCGTCGGCCGATCCCTGCCCTTCTCCCCCGCCTGA
- a CDS encoding Sec-independent protein translocase TatB, whose translation MVFGLTWEKLLLIAVIAGMLIGPDRLPGYAEALARFTVRVREWVSGAKTRVKEEMGEDLDDVDWRKLDPRQYDPRRIIREALLDDAPTPTVRAAAAGAAVTAAAAPTPTSPPVKRPEGPPPFDSEAT comes from the coding sequence ATGGTTTTCGGGCTCACGTGGGAGAAGCTGCTGCTGATCGCCGTGATCGCCGGCATGCTGATCGGACCCGACCGACTGCCCGGGTACGCCGAGGCCCTTGCCCGGTTCACCGTGCGTGTGCGGGAGTGGGTCTCGGGTGCGAAGACCCGCGTCAAGGAGGAGATGGGCGAGGACCTCGACGACGTCGACTGGCGCAAGCTCGATCCTCGCCAGTACGACCCCCGACGGATCATCCGTGAGGCGCTCCTCGACGACGCGCCCACGCCCACGGTGCGAGCGGCAGCGGCCGGCGCCGCGGTGACCGCTGCTGCGGCCCCGACGCCGACGTCACCGCCGGTGAAGCGCCCCGAGGGGCCGCCACCCTTCGATTCGGAGGCGACCTGA